One Capsicum annuum cultivar UCD-10X-F1 chromosome 2, UCD10Xv1.1, whole genome shotgun sequence genomic window carries:
- the LOC107860455 gene encoding cysteine--tRNA ligase, chloroplastic/mitochondrial, which produces MATLLKCYKPVLPFESRKMPIAAAAAAAFKSFRYYARTRPTLRCLSTIGNAKSTVEIKVGGTETELRKQQQLWLHNTMSKQKELFIPKVPGKVGMYVCGVTAYDLSHIGHARVYVCFDVLYRYLNYLGYEVNYVRNFTDVDDKIIARANELNEDPIKLSRRFCEEFHQDMSYLHCLPPSVEPRVSDHMPHIIDMIQQILDNGCAYSINGDVYFSVDKFPEYGKLSGRKLEDNRAGERVTVDARKKHPADFALWKSAKAGEPFWESPWGPGRPGWHIECSAMSAAHLGYSFDIHGGGMDLVFPHHENEIAQSCAACRTSNISYWIHNGFVNIDSEKMSKSLGNFFTIRQVIELYHPLALRLFLIGTHYRSPINYTIVQIESASDRLFYIYQALYDCQILVSQHDEASWKDSIPAETASCINKFQDEVLSSISDDLHTPVALAAMSDPLKLINDLLHTRKGKKQALRIESLVALENTIRNVLETLGLVPASYAQALCELKEKALKRAKLTDDQVHQKITERETARKKKEYDRSDAIRNDLAAVGIALMDSPEGTTWRPAIPLALQEEQVAAP; this is translated from the coding sequence ATGGCGACGCTTTTAAAATGCTACAAACCGGTGCTTCCCTTCGAAAGCCGTAAAATGCCCATTGCCGCCGCCGCAGCTGCCGCCTTCAAGAGTTTCAGATACTACGCGAGAACCCGACCTACCCTTAGGTGTTTGAGTACAATTGGTAATGCTAAGTCAACTGTGGAAATTAAAGTGGGAGGAACTGAGACTGAATTGAGGAAGCAGCAGCAACTATGGTTGCACAATACGATGAGCAAACAAAAGGAATTATTTATACCTAAAGTACCTGGAAAAGTTGGAATGTATGTTTGTGGTGTAACGGCTTATGATCTTAGCCATATCGGTCATGCTCGTGTTTATGTTTGCTTTGATGTTTTATATAGATACCTAAATTATTTGGGATATGAAGTCAATTATGTTCGCAACTTTACTGATGTTGATGACAAGATTATTGCTAGAGCAAATGAGCTGAACGAGGATCCAATCAAATTAAGCCGACGCTTCTGCGAAGAGTTTCACCAAGACATGAGTTATCTTCATTGTCTTCCTCCTTCGGTGGAACCTCGCGTGTCTGATCACATGCCTCATATAATCGATATGATTCAGCAGATTCTCGATAATGGCTGTGCTTACAGTATCAATGGTGATGTCTATTTTTCTGTAGACAAATTTCCAGAATATGGGAAATTATCTGGCCGAAAACTGGAAGATAATAGGGCAGGAGAGCGTGTAACGGTAGATGCAAGGAAGAAGCATCCAGCTGATTTTGCGTTGTGGAAATCTGCGAAGGCGGGAGAGCCTTTCTGGGAGAGTCCCTGGGGTCCAGGAAGACCTGGATGGCATATTGAATGCAGTGCCATGAGTGCTGCACACTTAGGATATTCTTTCGACATTCATGGTGGGGGTATGGATCTCGTATTTCCTCACCATGAAAATGAGATTGCCCAGAGCTGTGCTGCTTGTAGGACGAGCAACATATCATATTGGATACACAATGGATTTGTCAACATTGACTCTGAGAAGATGTCAAAGTCATTAGGAAACTTTTTTACTATTCGACAGGTGATTGAGCTTTATCACCCTCTGGCACTTAGGCTTTTCTTGATCGGGACACATTATAGATCTCCAATCAATTACACGATTGTACAGATTGAGAGCGCATCGGACCGCCTCTTTTACATTTATCAGGCATTATATGATTGTCAAATTCTTGTCAGCCAGCATGATGAGGCAAGTTGGAAGGATTCTATTCCTGCAGAGACTGCTAGTTGTATAAATAAATTCCAAGATGAAGTTTTATCTTCAATATCAGATGACCTTCACACTCCTGTTGCCTTGGCAGCAATGTCGGACCCTCTGAAGTTGATCAATGATCTCTTACATACACGAAAGGGTAAAAAGCAAGCGTTGCGGATAGAgtcacttgtggccttagaaAATACTATAAGGAATGTTTTAGAAACTCTGGGGCTTGTGCCAGCCAGTTACGCACAGGCTTTATGTGAATTGAAGGAGAAAGCTTTGAAGCGTGCAAAGTTGACGGACGATCAAGTTCACCAGAAAATCACAGAGAGGGAAACagcaagaaaaaagaaagaatatgatAGATCCGATGCAATTCGAAATGATTTGGCTGCCGTAGGAATTGCTTTGATGGACAGTCCTGAAGGCACGACGTGGAGACCAGCTATTCCTCTTGCTTTGCAAGAAGAGCAGGTTGCAGCCCCTTGA
- the LOC107860456 gene encoding glycine-rich RNA-binding protein 3, mitochondrial, with translation MAFLNKIGNILKHSVGKNTNLELSASNASLFQAIRSMSSSKIFVGGLSYGTDESSLREAFSQYGEVIEARVILDRDTGRSRGFGFISFPSSEEATSAMQAMDGQDLHGRRIRVNYATEKRRDGFGGGYGGGGGYNYGGEGGNFSGGGGYGAGNYGGGGGGFSGGGYSSVGGGGYGSSSGYNYDGEGGNYAGAGGYPTNNYGGGGGGFSGGNSPPDGYGSYGGGNNYGNNSSSPIEGGNYGSAPNNNYSGQGSSFSGGYGSGNSGNDSVGNNSGFVNTGFGGSSEVSYNGGQEQLSADQGTQSINEDIGLETSEGNYRDDDDEPKDYANTRG, from the exons ATGGCTTTTCTCAATAAAATTGGGAATATTCTTAAACACAGTGTAGGCAAAAACACAAATTTGGAACTCTCTGCCTCAAATGCTTCACTTTTCCAGGCTATAAGAAGCATGTCTTCATCTAAGATTTTTGTTGGGG GTCTCTCGTATGGCACTGATGAAAGCTCTCTGAGAGAAGCATTCTCTCAGTATGGTGAAGTAATAGAAG CTAGAGTTATTCTGGATCGTGATACTGGGAGGTCGAGAGGGTTTGGTTTTATTAGTTTTCCATCAAGTGAAGAAGCAACAAGTGCCATGCAGGCCATGGATGGCCAG GATCTTCATGGAAGACGGATAAGGGTGAATTATGCCACAGAGAAGCGCCGTGATGGTTTTGGAGGTGGCTATGGTGGCGGTGGTGGCTATAACTACGGTGGAGAAGGTGGGAATTTTTCAGGTGGTGGAGGTTATGGAGCCGGCAATTATGGAGGTGGAGGTGGTGGATTTTCTGGTGGTGGTTACAGTTCTGTTGGAGGAGGTGGTTACGGTAGCAGTAGTGGCTATAATTATGATGGGGAAGGTGGAAATTACGCAGGTGCTGGAGGTTACCCAACCAACAATTACGGTGGTGGAGGAGGTGGATTTTCTGGTGGCAACAGTCCTCCTGATGGATACGGTAGCTATGGAGGTGGTAACAACTATGGGAACAACAGTAGCTCCCCTATTGAGGGCGGTAACTATGGAAGCGCTCCAAACAACAATTATTCTGGTCAAGGCAGTAGTTTTTCGGGTGGTTATGGCAGTGGCAACAGTGGGAATGACTCTGTTGGCAACAATAGTGGCTTCGTTAACACAGGATTTGGTGGGAGCTCTGAAGTATCGTATAATGGAGGACAAGAACAGCTTAGTGCAGATCAAGGGACACAATCTATAAATGAAGATATTGGACTGGAGACATCAGAAGGCAATTACAGAGACGACGATGATGAACCAAAGGATTACGCCAACACTAGGGGCTGA